TTGTAGTAAAAGAAGTAGTTGCCGGTTTACTTGAAGAAGATATCATTCCTATCATTTTAGGAGCTACACAAGATATTACATATCCTGCATACAGGGCTTTTGATGGTATTAGGGATATGATCAACCTGGTAGCTATTGATAGCAGGTTCGATTTTGGTATAGAAGATGAGCTTATATCTTCGCATTCCTACATGAGTAAAATCATTACGGACAAACCTAATAACCTTTTCAATTTTTCAAATATTGGTTATCAAAGTTATTTTAATGCCCAGGAAGAAATAGATCTTATGGAGCGTTTATTTTTTGATGCCTATAGACTTGGTGAGGTTGCAAATGATATTTCTTTGGCAGAGCCTGTGCTAAGAAATGCGCACATGGTAAGTTTAGACTTGCGATCTGTAAAAGCAAGTGAAATTTCTATGTCGGCAAATTTCTCTCCAAACGGATTTAATGGTAGAGAAATATGTGCAATATCCAGATATGCCGGTATCAGTGATAAAGTGTCTGTTTTTGGATTGTACGAAATGGAGAATACCGTACAATCACAACAGCTAATAGCACAAATAATATGGTACTTTATAGAAGGTATCAATTTTAGGATTAAAGAATCTCCATACACCAAAACAGATGATTTTGTTAAGTATAACGTACCTAGCGAAGATGAAGAGTTGGTGTTCTACAAAAGCTTATTAACAGAAAGATGGTGGACAGAAGTGCCATCTATTTTTACTTCACATACTAAAGCCAATACACCTGCGTTATTACCTTGCACCGAGAAGGATTATGTAGACGCATGTAATCAACAGATTCCTGAAAGGTGGTTCAAGGCCTATAAGAAAGGCTTTAATTAACATAATTTTTTTTAAAGCATTAAAAGACTTTAATACAATATTTTATATAAAACCTAGTTTTAGTTGTTAGAATAAATTATTGTATTCTGAGTTTAAACCATAATCGAAATTTAACCTAAAGTATGAAGAAGCTATTGTTATCCTCTATAGCGTTTGTTTTTTTACTCACAAGTTGTGGGTCTAAACAGAAAGGTGAGCTAACCGGAGTCCAGGGAAAAAAGTGGTATCCAGAAAAACCATATGGAATGGAACTTATCCCAAGGGGTTCTTTTATCATGGGTAAGAGTGAGGAAGACCAAGGAAAATTATTGAATGCACCAACTAAGACAGTTACGGTACGTTCTTTTTACATGGATGATACTGAAATTACCAATAGTGAGTATCGTCAGTTTGTAGAATGGGTAAAAGATTCTATTGTTAGAACCAAGTTGGCCATTTTAGCAGATGAATTAGGTATTGGTCCAGAAGAAGGTGGTATTGGTGATTATGCATTTAAAGATGCAGATACAACAAGAGCATCTGTATATGATAAATATATGTTGGATAATTACTCTGGTATGGGCGAAACAGGATACGAAGGTAGAGCGTTGAGCAAAGATGAAGACCTAGTGTGGGACACATCGGACTATCCAGATGAGTATTATACCGAAATTATGGATTCTATCTATTTGTCTGAAGAAGAATCTTATAATGGTCAACGTACTATTGACGTTAAGCAATTAAAATATAAGTACAGCTGGATGGATATTGAAGCTGCGGCAAGAGCATCTGTAAAAGGAAATACTAGCCGTAAAGACTTTATCAGAACAGAAGAGGTAGAAATTTATCCGGATACTACGGTATGGATCAGAGATTTCTCATACTCGTACAATGAGCCTATGCACAATGATTATTTCTGGCATGATGCGTATAGCGAATATCCTGTAGTAGGTATTAGCTGGCAACAGGCAAAAGCATTCTGTAATTGGAGAACCAAGTTCAAGAATGATGATAATAAGAGTCGTGGAAAGCAGTTCGTAAACCAATTTAGACTTCCAACAGAGGCAGAATGGGAATATGCGGCAAGAGGTGGTATCGAAGGTGGTACTTATCCTTGGGGTGGACCATACGTTATTAGTGATACAGGTTGTTTTATGGCAAACTTTAAACCACAACGTGGGGATTATGCAGCAGATGCCGCTTTATATACGGTAGAAGCTAAATCTTACGAGCCAAATGATTATAACATGTATAATATGGCCGGTAATGTATCTGAGTGGACAAACTCTAGTTACGATCCAAGTGCTTACGATTATGTTTCAACAATGAACCCTAACGGAGGTGATCAATCTAACACAAGAAAAGTTATTAGAGGAGGTTCTTGGAAAGATGTAGCATACTTTTTACAAGTAAGTACAAGAGACTTTGAGTATGCAGATTCAGCTCGTAGTTACATAGGTTTCAGAACAGTACAAGATTATATGGGTGAGGAAGACTCAACACAATAAATAATAATATTAACAGTTTTATAATAAATTCAAATTCATTTTTTAACCAAATCTTTTTTATTAAACCTTAAATTAAATTAAAATCATGGCACAGTCAAAATCCACAAAAAAATTATTTAACATGGCCTACGGCCTTGGAGCATCAGTTGTAATTATCGGTGCATTATTTAAAATTCTTCACTGGGAGTTAGGACCTTTAAATGGTGGTATTCTTCTAGCGATAGGTCTTATAACAGAAGCACTTATTTTTGCGATCAGTGCATTTGAACCAGTAGATGACGATTTAGATTGGTCATTGGTATACCCAGAATTAGCTGGTGGTGAGAGCAAAGCTCCTAAGAAAGCACAAGCTGCTACAGAAGTAAAAGAAGCAGAGGCATCTTTATCTAAGAAATTGGATGACTTATTAAAAGAAGCTGGTGTAGATGCAAATCTTATGGAAAGCTTAGGTACTAGTATCAAGAACTTTGAAGGTGCTGCTAAAGGTATCGCTCCAACTGTTGATGCAATGGAGTCTACTAAGAAATATTCAAGCGAAATGGTTCAAGCTGCAGCTCAAATGGAGTCTTTGAACAGTCTTTATAAAGTACAATTGGAAAGTGCTAGCAAACAAGCTTCAGTTAATGAAGAGGTTGTTCAAAATGCAAGTGCACTTAAAGATCAAATGGCATCTTTGTCTACAAACCTTTCTTCATTGAATGGTGTATATGGTGGTATGTTATCTGCAATGAGCAAAAACTAATTTGGATTTTTACCGACCCGAATCAATTATTAATTAAAAATCTAAATTAAAAATCCATGGCAGGAGGAAAACAATCACCACGTCAGAAGATGGTCAACTTAATGTATTTGATCTTCATCGCAATGTTGGCGTTAAACATGAGTAAAGAGGTGCTAGCGGCATTCGGTATAATGAATGAAAAGCTAGAGACTTCTAACGAAAAGACAACAGCAAGTAACAATGCGTTCTTGGAAAGTCTTGGAACTAAAGCATCTGAAGATGCTGCAAAGTATGACAAGTTATATCAAAATGCTCAGCAGATCAAAGCAATGTCTCAAGAGTATTATGATTATTTGGAAGGACTTAAAAAAGGTATGATGGAAGGGATCGAAGATCCTAAAGATTATGCTCGTATGGATATGTCCGATTACTTAGACCAGAAATTATTTCAAGGTGAAAATTTATCGGAAGACGGTAAGAAGTTCATGAGTAACCTAACAGGTTATAGAGATCAAGTTGCTGCAATAGTACCAGCTGCTTTAAAGCAATCTGTTATCGATCGTTTCCAAACAGGAGATGAGAACGGTAAAGTTGAAAAAAGAGACGGTACAAAGCAAGATTGGATCAACTACCACTACGAAGGGTATCCTTTAGTAGCATCTTTGGCTAAATTAACACAGTTACAAGCTGATGTTAAGATAACTGAAGAAGCAGCTTTGAAATCTATGTTGGCAGGTGAGTTGACCGAGCAAGTTTCTTTAAAGAACTTTGCAACATCTCTTTCGGCTACTAAATCTGCATACTATGCAGGTGAAAAGTACGATGGTAAGATCATTATCAGCAAAACTGATAATTCTTCTACTCCAGTAAGAGCTGAGTTGACTTTAGATGGAAGAAAATTATCTGAAGGTTCTGATTATAAATTAGAGGCAGGTGGTGTTAAAATGTTGATTGGTTCTGGTTCTGCCGGTGATCATGAAGTAAAAGGTACTATCTACTTTAAGCAAGACGGTGAAGAAATTCCTGTTGAGGTTAATAACTCTTTCGCAACGATTTCTAAGCCAAATGCTGCTTTGATCGCTGCAGATAAAATGAATGTTGTTTATAGAGGTGTTGCTAACCCAATGTCTATCTCTATACCAGGTATACCTAACAATAAGGTTAGAGCATCTGCTCCAGGTCTTAAAGCGGTAAGTGGTAGTAAGTATGTAATGACACCAGGTACTGGTAGAAATGTTACTATTACAGCTTCAGGTACATTGCCAGATGGTCAGTCTGTATCTTCTAAGTCTGAATTCAGAATTAAGGATATTCCAAGGCCAGAAGGTAGCATAAGCAAGCAAACAGGTAGTCTTAAACTTCCAAAGAGAAATGTTGAGATCGCTACTATAGGTGCTGGTTTAGAAGACTTCGATTTTGATTTGAACTTAGCGGTAAGCGGTTTCAAATTCAAAGTACCAGGTCAGCCAACCGTTTCTGTTAGAGGAAACAAAATGAATGCTAAGGCTAAACAAGCTTTATCACGTGCTAAAAGAGGAGATGTTGTACAAATATTCGATATCGAAGCTTATATCACAAACAATAAGAGTTACAAGTTAAAGAAAGTATCTCCAGTAGTAGTGGAGATTACAAACTAAATAAATGGAATGATACCGGGTAAGCCCTATGGTCTTGCCCGGTTAATTTTAAAGTGAAACAAACATGAATTGGAAAAATGTTTTAGTAATGGGAGCGGTAACAATGTTACCTTTATCAATGATGGCCCAGGCAAATGTATTGAACGCAAAGAAACCTAGTGAGGTTGGTATTCGTACAGAAGCTCAAAAGGCTGTGGATAATGATGCTCCATTAGAATATGGTTATGTAGATGATAGGGATATACTTTGGTCTAAAACTTTATGGGAGACCATTGATTTAGATGAGAGAGTAAACTTCCCATTATACTACCCAACAGATACTATGGATATTGGACCAGATAGAAGGTCATTATACCACGTACTGGTTAAAAATTTAAAAAGTGGAAAATTAGATACTTATACAGATTCTTATTTTACACAAAAAAGAACTTATGCAGATTTAAAAGATGCCTTGCAAATGGTTGATACCCTAGATTATGGGTATGAGCAAATGAATGCAGGTGAAGCTGTTTCTGAAGAGTATATTACTCGTAGAACTATTTCTGCAGCGGATATTGAAGAATATCATATAAAAGGAATTTGGTATTTTGATAAAAGACAAGGAGAGTTAAAGTACCGTCTTTTAGGTATTGCTCCTGTTGCTCCGGATGTTAACTTTATGGACGACGAAAATCCAGATATGGTTGAGCTTTTTTGGGTATGGTACCCAGATGCGCGTGAAATGTTGCACGAGGCTAAACTATTTAACTCCCAGAATTCTGCACAACCCATATCATTTGACATGTTGTTGAATGCACGTAGGTTTGATGCTGTTATTTATAAAGAAGATAACGTTCAAGGAGATAGAAATATTGATGATTACATTTCTGATAATGCTTTGTTCCAATTGTTGGAAGCAAAAAGAATCAAAGAAACTATTAGAGATAAAGAACAAGACATGTGGGCTTATTAAGCTTGCTGAAAATCCAATTCACATAAAAAAGACCCGATCTACAGATCGGGTCTTTTGTTTTATATACTGTTTCATACATTGTAAGTACATTTGTGGTATGGTAGATTATATGATTGTTGGTCTAGGTTTGGCAGGTACTGCCTTTTGTGAAAACCTACGCAGAAATAATAAGACTTTCGTAGTGTTTAATGACCGTTCGCAAACATCCTCTAGGGTTGCAGGTGGTTTGTACAATCCTATAATTTTAAAAAGGTTTACACTCTCATGGCGGGCAGATGAGCAATTACCTGTGGCTACGGAATTTTATAGCGGGTTAGAGCAATTTTTAAATGTAAGGTTTGATGAAAAATTAAATGTACTCCGAAAATTCGCTTCTATTGAAGAGCAAAATTTGTGGTTTGAAGCTGCCGATAAAAACAAGTTAAAGCCCTTTTTGGATGTTGCCTTGGCGCAAAACGATAATGCAGCCCTTAACATCCCTTTTCAATTTGGTAAAGTATTACAAACAGGTAAACTGGATACTAAATTCTTATTTGATACTTATGAGAAATGGCTAAGTGAAAATGATAAAATTTACGCACAGACATTTCATTATGAGCAATTGAAAATTGAAGAGAATTGTGTTGTATATCAAAATGTAAAAGCTAAAAACATTGTATTTACCGAAGGGTACGGTATGGTGTGTAATCTGTTTTTCAATTATTTGCCAATGCAGGGGTCTAAAGGAGAATATATTGTAATCAAGGCAAAAGATTTAAATGAGAGGAATATTATTAAATCATCTATTTTTTTAATTCCGCTTGGTGATGATCTATACAAAGTGGGTGCTACCTACAATAGAGAACAAAAAGACAATATTACTACAGAGAAAGCCAAGAATGAACTTATAGAAAAACTTAATGGCCTTTTAAAGTGTAATTATGCCGTGGTTGATCATGTAGCAGGTATGAGACCTACGGTAAAAGATAGAAGACCATTGGTGGGGCAACATCCTAAACACAAAAACTTATGGGTGCTGAACGGTTTTGGATCTCATGGTATTACCATTGCACCGTGGGCGGCCAAATCTCTTTATGATCATATTGAAACAAAAGCACCGCTATTGGCAGAAATGGACATAGCCCGGTTTACTAATGACTAGTGTTGTGTAAAGTAGCCTTGGCATCATACTTCACGAACATATTGATCCAAATATTTCTAGAAATTCTCATGATTACAGGCATAAAAACGACCAGGGTTCCAATTATCGCAATAAAAGTGGTGATGAGGCTAGCTCCAAGAAAAAGATTGGCAATGACAAAAGCTGCAACGGCAAAAGCAATACCTACTGCATAACTAACATACATAGCGCCATAAAAGAAAGAAGGCTCAATTTTATATTTTAGGTCGCAATGACCACATCTATCATGCATTTCAAAAATTTTGCCCATATGATATGGGTTTTTGTCCACATACATACTTTCTTTATGGCATCTGGGGCAACTTCCTGTTAAAATACTGTAGAGTTTGTTTCCTTTTTTTAACATTTGCAAAACTTTATACTAAGGTACGATTTTAAGGCATTTTTCTTGTCTTATATCTATTTGAAGAAAAGATAATTAAGCATGTATGTATAGATAATTTTTATCTATATCCAAGGCTAACAAGAAGAATTAGAATTTATGTTAAACGTTCACAACCTATCTGTCTCTTTTGGAGGAGAATATCTATTTGAAGAAATTTCATTTCGCTTAAATGCCGGTAATAGAGTAGGGTTAGTAGGTAAAAACGGTGCAGGTAAGTCAACCTTATTAAAACTGCTTAATAAGGATATGGCTTTGGATACCGGAGTAATTGCGGTTGAAAAAGACATAAAAATTGGTTTTTTAAGACAGGATATAGATTTTGTTCAAGGCAGGTCGGTTTTAGAAGAGGCTTATCAAGCTTTTGAAGAGATCAAAGCTCTAGAGTTAAAGTTAGATGAGATTAACCATCAATTGGCAGAGCGTACAGATTATGAATCAGAATCGTACAATCAATTAATAGTAGATTTAAGTGATATTACCCAACATTATGAAATTTTGGGAGGATATAACTACCAAGGAGAGACAGAAAAAATACTGCAAGGTTTAGGTTTTAAAAGAGAGGATTTTGATAAAAAGACCGAAACTTTTTCCGGTGGATGGCGAATGCGTATAGAACTTGCAAAACTACTGCTGCAAAGTAATGACGTGTTGCTCTTAGATGAGCCTACCAACCACTTGGATATAGAATCCATTATTTGGTTTGAGCAGTTTTTAAATAATTATACCGGTGCTGTTGTAATTGTTTCTCATGATAAAATGTTCTTGGATAATGTAACCAATAGAACCATAGAAATATCTTTAGGTCGCATATATGATTATAATAAGCCATACACCCAGTATTTGGTTTTAAGGAATGAAATCAAACAACAACAAATTAATGCACAGAAGAATCAAGAGAAAGAGATTCAGCAAGCAGAGCGTTTAATAGAGAAGTTTAGGGCAAAATCTACCAAGGCTTCTATGGCGCAATCCTTAATAAAGAAGCTTGATAAAATTGAACGTATTGAAGTTGATGAAGATGACAACAGTGTTATGAGTCTGCGTTTTCCTGTATCCGTCACCCCTGGCAAGGTAGTGGTTGAGATAGAGGAGCTTTCTAAGTCTTACGGTAAGAATTTGGTTTTAAACGATATTAATTTGCTCATTGAACGTGACAGCAAAACGGCTTTTGTTGGGCAGAACGGACAAGGAAAATCTACCCTGGCTAAAATTATAGTTGGTGATCTGGAACATGAGGGTCACTTAAAATTGGGGCATAACGTGCAAATAGGATATTTTGCTCAGAACCAGGCAGAGTATTTAGATGGTAATAAGACCATACTTGATACCATGATAGATGCCGCCAATGAAAAGAATAGAAGTAAGGTTAGAGATATTTTAGGGTCATTTTTGTTTAGGGGAGATGAAGTTGATAAATACGTTAAAGTTTTGTCCGGTGGTGAGCGTAACCGTTTGGCTTTGGCAAAGATGTTATTGCAGCCATTTAACGTACTTGTAATGGATGAGCCTACCAATCACCTGGATATCAAATCTAAAAATGTACTAAAACAAGCCTGTTTAAATTTTGAAGGCACCTTAATTTTAGTTTCTCACGATAGAGACTTTTTACAAGGACTTACCAATAAAGTCTATGAGTTTAAAGACCAAAAGATTAGAGAATATTTGGGCGATGTAGATTTTTACTTGGAGCAACGCAAAGTAGAGGATTTTAGGGCAATTGAGAAAAAACAGACCGTTGTTGCCGAAAAGGAGAAGCCAAAAGCAACCACATCATTTCAAGATCAGAAAAAAATAAAGAGTTTAAAAAATCAATTAAGCTCTGTAGAGAGTAAAATTGGTTCTTTAGAAAAGGAGATCAATGAGATCGACCATAATTTGTTGGTAGACTATGATGCTACTATCGCTGAGCCTAATTTCTTTGATGGATATCAAGCCAAAAAGAAGAAATTAGAGACGTTAATGCAAAAGTGGGAAACGCTAACTATTGATATTGAGGAGTTAACATAATTCAGTTTTGTCTCACCACAGATTTAGATAGTTTCACCACAGATTTAGCTACTTTCACAACATAGCAGGGTAAATCAACGATAAAATTTCAGTTTTCAACGTTATTAGTTCAAATTTGTAGGATAATTCCTAGTTGAATACATTTACCAAACCACCATCATATGAAAAAACTATACTATTTAAGTTTCAGCTTATTATTTCTGACAACAGTTTGTTTTGCAGAAGTATCTAAAAAAGAGAAAAAAGCATTAATTGATCTTTACGAAACTACCAATGGTAAGCATTGGGTAAAGAAATGGGATCTGAATGCACCAGTTTCTAAATGGCACGGTGTTAAGGTAGAAAATGACAAGGTAGTTGAAATCAACTTGTTTCATAATAATCTTATGGGGTCTTTATCCTCGCAAATAGGTGACCTTGAGAACCTAAGAGTATTGAATCTTGCATTTAATTCAATAACAGGTAAGTTACCGGTAGAAATTGAAAACCTATCCAATTTAAAAATATTAAAGTTAGAAATGAACAGGCTAAATGGTGAACTACCAGAAGGTATTGGTAGCTTGTTACAACTAGAGGAACTTTCTGCTTTCAATAATTTTTTCACAGGGGAGATTCCTTCTACGGTTGGTAATTTAAAAGGATTAAAGGTGCTTAACCTTTCTAGTAATGAATTCATTGGTGATATACCAAGTTCATTGGGTGCGTTATCTCAATTAGAGACTTTGGGTCTTTTTGAAAATAGATTAGAAGGAGCTATTCCAAGAGATATGGGTAACCTTAGTAATTTAAAGGAATTGGTATTGGCGAACAATAGACTTATAGGTGATATTCCCAACGAGTTTTCACAACTGGCTAGCCTAGAGGTATTTCAAATTCAGAACAACAATTTTAGTTCTTTTAAAGCTTTAGAGCTTTTGGAAACTAAAGAGTATTTGGTTTTTGATTACGATAAAGAAGACGATAAAATAGAATTTAAGGATATAAACTTCAGTAGAACCAGAATGGCGGATACGAAGTTTGAAGATATAGAAGAGTAAGAGTAGTTTACACTTTTAGTTAGTTTGGTGAAAGAAAGAGATGTTGAACAGCATCTCTTTCTTGTTTTTGTACCATAAAGGTTCAGCTATATATCATAAATGTATTTTTTGCACGTTATAATAAAAGTACTTTTTACACTAAAGTAGGTTTGTACTTGTTTAAGCTGTGAAATGTGTATTTAAAAAGCCCCCAAACCTTAATATTTTCAGTATGAAAAATGTTATTAATTTTACCTGCATAGTGCTTTTCATGACCTGTAGTTATTTGGTCAATGCACAAATACCTGAAAAGGAGAAACAATATTTAATAGATTTCAATAATAGCACCGTTGGTGAACAGTGGCAGCGTAAATGGGATTTGAAGTCCGATCCAGCAACTTGGCATGGAGTTGAGGTTGCAAACGGTCATGTTGTTGGTTTAAAATTATATCGCAACAATTTAACTGGTGCTATTCCAAATGGTATTTCCGCGCTTTCTCATTTAAAATCATTGAACCTTGCTTTTAACGTGATTGAAGGTGAACTGCCTAAAGATTTGTTTAGTTTACAAAAGCTGTCCTCATTGCGTTTAGAAATGAACAAAATATCAGGGACTTTGCCCCAAGATTTTTCAAAAATGGCAGCATTGGAAGAACTTTCTATGTTCAATAATCTGTTTCAAGGTGAAATTCCTGAGGGTATCGGTGAAATTTCTAATCTAAAGACCTTAAACCTTTCCAGTAATTATTTAGAAGGAAGTTTGCCCAAGTCGCTTGAAAAACTTGAGAAATTAGAGCGTTTAGAGTTATTTGGTAATAAGTTGGCAGGAGCAATTGAAGTAGATTTAGGACGTTTGGTGAACTTAAGGGAAATAATTCTTTCTTATAATAAATTTGAAGGCGATTTGCCTAGTGGTATGGCAACATTGAGTAACCTAGAATTTGTACAATTGCAAGGCAATGATTTTAGGTCTCTAAACTCATTGTTAAGAATGCAAAGTACTAAACTTGCCGTGTTTGATAGTGATGACGAATTTTTGAATTTAAAATTTGGTACAGGCGAAATAAATAGAACACGTATAGTAGATACCAAATATGAAGATGCAAAGCGAAATTAAATAGCTTAAAAATACTAAGGGAAAGGGATGTGAGAGCATCCCTTTTTTGTTTTATACCTACCGTAAAGTCAATATTTTTTATGATTACTTTAACCATAAAGGCTTTCAATGCCAGAAGTGTTTTTTTGTAGTTTCGCCGATGATTAAATGATTTCCAAAAAATTCTAGTTAAAGTCTATTTAAAAAAGCTATTCTGTTTTAACAATATTTTGATGATTACCCTATAAGGTATAGACATTTCACTCGTTGATAGTAAGTGCTTTTTTTGAAACTTTTGTACAAAACGGCATGTTGATTTAAGCTGAGATTGTTTCAAAGTCGTTTCACTCTTGAATTTGGTCGTTTCATTTAATCATCATCATCCTAAGGGATATTAAAAAGTACTTTTGATCCTGTGTTTTTTGAAATACGCTTATAAATTATAATAAAATGCGAAAAATTATTTTTACCGTACTAGGTATTTTACTAATTGTAGTATCCTTTTTTTTAGCGGGTTATATTATTGATAGTAAGAAAACATTCAAACCCAAATCTGAGAAAGTAGTAAAAACAGTATTTACCGAGGTCGTTGAAAATGGTACGGTACCAATTATAGTATCGGCAAATGGTAATTTAACCGCTAAACAACGCGTAGAGCTATATGCGGAGGTTCAAGGAGTCTTCAAAAAGGGGAGCAAATTGTTTAAAGAAGGTCAGTCTTTTCGTAAAGGTGAGACCATTATAAATATAGATGCAGATGAATACGCGGCAAGTGTGCAGTCTGCCAAAAGTAATCTCTTCAATCAATTAACGGCGGTAATGCCAGATTTACGTTTAGATTACCCGGACATTTACTCAAAGTGGCAAGACTATCTTACCAATTTTGATATGTCTAAAAGTACTCCGGCGTTACCGGAAATGGTTACTGAAAAAGAAAAGTTCTTCATCTCTGGGAGAGGTATTTTAACCAGCTATTATAATGTTAAGAATTTAGAACAAAGATTATCCAAATACCGTATTGTGGCACCATTTTCCGGAGTACTGACCGAGACTTTGGTTACAGAAGGTACTTTGGTAAGATCAGGTCAAAAACTAGGGGAGTTCATTAATACCGAAGTTTATGAATTGGAAGTTGCCATAAGTAAAAGATATACGGATCTATTGAAAGTGGGCGAATCTGTAGAACTAACAAATTTGGATGATAACAGCACATATAAGGGCAAGGTTACTAGAATCAATGGAAGTATTGATCAAGCCACACAAACCGTAAATGCATATATAGAGGTAGAAGATAAGAATCTAAGAGAAGGAATGTACTTAGAGGCAGATCTTGATGCTAAAAAAGAGGAGAATGCTATTGAGGTGGATAGAGGTCTATTATTGGAAGATAACAAGATTTTTGTAGTAAGGGATTCTATACTTGACGTCATAGATGTAGAGCCCGTTTATTTTTCAGATAAACGTGTAGTTCTTAAGAATGTCCCCAATGGTGTTACTATAGTGTCAAAGC
The sequence above is a segment of the Maribacter dokdonensis DSW-8 genome. Coding sequences within it:
- a CDS encoding formimidoylglutamase, producing the protein MAFDFLVPVSDKVLAHNELLPSQSIGKNTYIHTEKDGLPVLANATVAILGVRESRNAYEKKHEKLDVSAIRLQFYKLLIGNWNATIVDLGDIEEGATVEDTYFVVKEVVAGLLEEDIIPIILGATQDITYPAYRAFDGIRDMINLVAIDSRFDFGIEDELISSHSYMSKIITDKPNNLFNFSNIGYQSYFNAQEEIDLMERLFFDAYRLGEVANDISLAEPVLRNAHMVSLDLRSVKASEISMSANFSPNGFNGREICAISRYAGISDKVSVFGLYEMENTVQSQQLIAQIIWYFIEGINFRIKESPYTKTDDFVKYNVPSEDEELVFYKSLLTERWWTEVPSIFTSHTKANTPALLPCTEKDYVDACNQQIPERWFKAYKKGFN
- the porK gene encoding T9SS ring complex lipoprotein PorK/GldK, coding for MKKLLLSSIAFVFLLTSCGSKQKGELTGVQGKKWYPEKPYGMELIPRGSFIMGKSEEDQGKLLNAPTKTVTVRSFYMDDTEITNSEYRQFVEWVKDSIVRTKLAILADELGIGPEEGGIGDYAFKDADTTRASVYDKYMLDNYSGMGETGYEGRALSKDEDLVWDTSDYPDEYYTEIMDSIYLSEEESYNGQRTIDVKQLKYKYSWMDIEAAARASVKGNTSRKDFIRTEEVEIYPDTTVWIRDFSYSYNEPMHNDYFWHDAYSEYPVVGISWQQAKAFCNWRTKFKNDDNKSRGKQFVNQFRLPTEAEWEYAARGGIEGGTYPWGGPYVISDTGCFMANFKPQRGDYAADAALYTVEAKSYEPNDYNMYNMAGNVSEWTNSSYDPSAYDYVSTMNPNGGDQSNTRKVIRGGSWKDVAYFLQVSTRDFEYADSARSYIGFRTVQDYMGEEDSTQ
- the porL gene encoding type IX secretion system motor protein PorL/GldL; its protein translation is MAQSKSTKKLFNMAYGLGASVVIIGALFKILHWELGPLNGGILLAIGLITEALIFAISAFEPVDDDLDWSLVYPELAGGESKAPKKAQAATEVKEAEASLSKKLDDLLKEAGVDANLMESLGTSIKNFEGAAKGIAPTVDAMESTKKYSSEMVQAAAQMESLNSLYKVQLESASKQASVNEEVVQNASALKDQMASLSTNLSSLNGVYGGMLSAMSKN
- the porM gene encoding type IX secretion system motor protein PorM/GldM, with the protein product MAGGKQSPRQKMVNLMYLIFIAMLALNMSKEVLAAFGIMNEKLETSNEKTTASNNAFLESLGTKASEDAAKYDKLYQNAQQIKAMSQEYYDYLEGLKKGMMEGIEDPKDYARMDMSDYLDQKLFQGENLSEDGKKFMSNLTGYRDQVAAIVPAALKQSVIDRFQTGDENGKVEKRDGTKQDWINYHYEGYPLVASLAKLTQLQADVKITEEAALKSMLAGELTEQVSLKNFATSLSATKSAYYAGEKYDGKIIISKTDNSSTPVRAELTLDGRKLSEGSDYKLEAGGVKMLIGSGSAGDHEVKGTIYFKQDGEEIPVEVNNSFATISKPNAALIAADKMNVVYRGVANPMSISIPGIPNNKVRASAPGLKAVSGSKYVMTPGTGRNVTITASGTLPDGQSVSSKSEFRIKDIPRPEGSISKQTGSLKLPKRNVEIATIGAGLEDFDFDLNLAVSGFKFKVPGQPTVSVRGNKMNAKAKQALSRAKRGDVVQIFDIEAYITNNKSYKLKKVSPVVVEITN
- the porN gene encoding type IX secretion system ring subunit PorN/GldN is translated as MNWKNVLVMGAVTMLPLSMMAQANVLNAKKPSEVGIRTEAQKAVDNDAPLEYGYVDDRDILWSKTLWETIDLDERVNFPLYYPTDTMDIGPDRRSLYHVLVKNLKSGKLDTYTDSYFTQKRTYADLKDALQMVDTLDYGYEQMNAGEAVSEEYITRRTISAADIEEYHIKGIWYFDKRQGELKYRLLGIAPVAPDVNFMDDENPDMVELFWVWYPDAREMLHEAKLFNSQNSAQPISFDMLLNARRFDAVIYKEDNVQGDRNIDDYISDNALFQLLEAKRIKETIRDKEQDMWAY
- a CDS encoding NAD(P)/FAD-dependent oxidoreductase — encoded protein: MVDYMIVGLGLAGTAFCENLRRNNKTFVVFNDRSQTSSRVAGGLYNPIILKRFTLSWRADEQLPVATEFYSGLEQFLNVRFDEKLNVLRKFASIEEQNLWFEAADKNKLKPFLDVALAQNDNAALNIPFQFGKVLQTGKLDTKFLFDTYEKWLSENDKIYAQTFHYEQLKIEENCVVYQNVKAKNIVFTEGYGMVCNLFFNYLPMQGSKGEYIVIKAKDLNERNIIKSSIFLIPLGDDLYKVGATYNREQKDNITTEKAKNELIEKLNGLLKCNYAVVDHVAGMRPTVKDRRPLVGQHPKHKNLWVLNGFGSHGITIAPWAAKSLYDHIETKAPLLAEMDIARFTND
- a CDS encoding DUF983 domain-containing protein: MLKKGNKLYSILTGSCPRCHKESMYVDKNPYHMGKIFEMHDRCGHCDLKYKIEPSFFYGAMYVSYAVGIAFAVAAFVIANLFLGASLITTFIAIIGTLVVFMPVIMRISRNIWINMFVKYDAKATLHNTSH